The genomic stretch CGCCGCCGAACAGCGACGGGCGATCCGGATAGGTGTCCTCGAGATAATTGGCGATCGCCCAGGAATCGCACACCGCGGCGTCGCCATCGAGCAGCACCGGCACCTTGTCGGACTGATACGGCGCGATCGCGGATTTCTCGGTGAAACGCCACGGCAGCTGCTCGGCCGCGAGCCCCTTATGCGCCAGCGCCATCCTTGTGCGCCAGCAGAACGGACTGAATGGCCGGGCCTCGTCGGTGCCGACCAGTTCGAACAGTTTGAGAGACATTGTTACACCTCAGTCGTCAGAAATAATCTGCAGCGCGGCGATACGGGTGCGCGGCTATACGTTGCCCCTCATCCTGAGGAGGCCCGAAGGGCCGTCTCGAAGGATGAGGGAAGGATGAGGATTGACGCGCTCATCCTTCGAGACGCCGCGCAAAGTTGCGCGGCTCCTCAGGATGAGGGCCGTGCCGGTGGACAGCGCCTTGTTACTTCACCACCGAAGCTACCTCACCACCGAAGCGGTCTGGCCGAACAGCAGCTTCTTTTCTTCCTCGGTGCGGATCGTCGGCTGACCGAAATCCGGATTGACCTCCTTGGCCTTGGCGTAGGCGCGCTCGGTCGCCGGGCGCTGTCCGATGGTCTCGAGCCAGCGCTTGAGATGCGGGAAATCGTCGATGTTCTGGCTCTGGTTCTTGTAGGGCACGATCCACGGATAGCTCGCCATGTCGGCGATGGAATAATCGCCGGCGATGAACTCGCGATCGGCCAGACGCTTATTCAGCACGCCATAGAGCCGATTGGTCTCGTTGACGTAGCGGTCGATGGCGTATTTGATTTTTTCCGGCGCGTAATTGTTGAAGTGATGGTTCTGCCCGGCCATCGGGCCGAGCCCGCCCATCTGCCAGAACAACCATTGCAGCGTGTCGGTGCGGACGTAGAGATCCGACGACAGGAATTGTCCGGTCTTCTCGGCCAGATACAGCAAGATCGCGCCGGATTCGAAGATCGAGACCGGCTTGCCGCCGCCCTTGGGGTCATGATCGACCAGCGCCGGGATCCGGTTGTTCGGCGCGATCGCCAGGAATTCCGGCGTGAACTGATCGCCCTTGCCGATATTGATCGGGACGATCTTGTAAGGCAGCCCGGCCTCTTCGAGGAACATGGTGATCTTGTGGCCGTTCGGCGTGGTCCAGTAATACAGATCAATCATCGGCATCTATCCCGGAAGGTTGCAAAGAGCCGCACCCAAACTGGATGCGTTTGCATGAAGTTTGACGTTTTGGGGCGCGAAGTCAATGGCGATTAGCGCCTTGATGCGGCGAGCCGGTTGACGCATCTTGAGCGCAGCTGTGGCGGAAGGAGATCATGATGACCACACGACGAACGGTATTGGTGTCCCTGGCGTTATCGGCGCTGGCCTTGGTGCCGGCATCCGCGGCCTCGCCGCTGCAGGCGCTGGACCCGGATAAGGACGGCACCGTCGACCTCGCCGAGGCGAAGGCGGCGGCATCAAAATTGTTCGACAAGCTCGACCGCGACCACGATGGCACGCTCGACGCAAAGGAGCTGCGCGGCAGGCTCAGCAAGGCCGACTTCGCCAAGGCCAATCCGGACAAGGACGGCACGATCGACAAGGACGAATATCTCGCGCTGGTGGAGCAGCGCTTCCACGCCGCCAACCCGGACAATGACGGCACGCTGGACGCCAAGGAGCTGGCCTCGCCGGCCGGCAAGGCGCTGGTCAAGCTGTTGCTGTAAGCTTCGTTGCGATCGTCTTTGTTGGTATAGGCTACCCGGGCGCGGCGATTGAACGCTTTGGCACCCGCCGCCGACCCAGCAATGGCCGCGGCGGCAAGGCCGGCCGAGGTCCTCGCGGGTTCACCGCCCTTACCATGATTACGTCGGCCTCCGGACAGGCGCGGCACGGAGCCGGCAATGCAGATTTCCAAGGACGATGTTCGCGCCGCCGCGCAGGCCGGATTGATCGCCCCCGATCAGCTCGCGCCGTTGCTCGCATTCCTTGCCGCGCGCCAGGCTGGCGGCGCGAGCGGTCCGCGCTTCGATATGGTGCATCTGCTGTGGTATGCCGGCACGTTGCTGGTGATCTCGGCAATGGGGCTGTTCTCGACGCTGGCATTTTCGGCGATGGGTGGCGCGGCGCTGACCGCCACCGCGCTGATCTATGCGGCGGCGTTTCTCGGCGCCGGGCATTATCTGTGGCACCGCAAAGGCCTGCGCACGCCGGGCGGGCTGCTGATCGCGGTCGCGGTGGCGATGGCGCCGCTGGCGGTGTTCGGCGTGCAGGACGCCTTCGGGATGTGGACCGATTTCGGCAAGCCGAAGGCGATGCGCGACTTCTATATCTGGATCAAGGGCAGCTTTGTGTTCATGGAGCTCGCCACCATCGCGGCGGCGCTGCTGGCGCTGCGGTTCTATCGCTTCCCCTTCATCGTGCTGCTGATGGCGGTGGCGCTGTGGTTCATGTCAATGGACATCGTGCCGTGGATCACCGGCGCACCGTTCGGCAATTGGGAGGCCTCGCGGCGGGTCTCGGTCGGCTTCGGCCTCGCCATGCTGGTCATCGCCTTGATCGTCAATGGCCGGCAGCGCCGCGGCGATTTCGCGTTCTGGCTGTATCTGTTCGGCGCGCTGACCTTCTGGGGCGGCATCACCGCCTCGTCGAGCGGCAGCGATGTCGACAAGGCGCTGTATTGCGCGATGAATGTCGGCTTCCTGGTGATCTCCGTGGTGCTGGCCCGCCGGGTGTTCGCGGTGTTCGGCGTGATCGGGATCGCGATCTATCTCGGCGACCTCGCCGACAGGCTGTTCAAGGATTCGCTGCTGTTCCCTTTCGCGCTGTCGCTGATCGGGATCGGCATCATCGCGCTCGGGCTGTATTCCAACCGCCATCAGGCGGCGATCGGCGCCTGGGTGGCGGCGCGGCTGCCGGAGGCGGTGAAGCGA from Rhodopseudomonas sp. BAL398 encodes the following:
- a CDS encoding calcium-binding protein, encoding MTTRRTVLVSLALSALALVPASAASPLQALDPDKDGTVDLAEAKAAASKLFDKLDRDHDGTLDAKELRGRLSKADFAKANPDKDGTIDKDEYLALVEQRFHAANPDNDGTLDAKELASPAGKALVKLLL
- a CDS encoding glutathione S-transferase N-terminal domain-containing protein translates to MIDLYYWTTPNGHKITMFLEEAGLPYKIVPINIGKGDQFTPEFLAIAPNNRIPALVDHDPKGGGKPVSIFESGAILLYLAEKTGQFLSSDLYVRTDTLQWLFWQMGGLGPMAGQNHHFNNYAPEKIKYAIDRYVNETNRLYGVLNKRLADREFIAGDYSIADMASYPWIVPYKNQSQNIDDFPHLKRWLETIGQRPATERAYAKAKEVNPDFGQPTIRTEEEKKLLFGQTASVVR